One Lacticaseibacillus rhamnosus genomic window carries:
- a CDS encoding ABC transporter ATP-binding protein, with protein sequence MNEVVVVKNLKKEIELAQGNVLEVLSDISFEIKQGEFVSIVGPSGSGKSTLLYCISSLLPPTEGEVLIKGKSPYEWSASKLAKFRRQEIGFIFQDYQLIPSLSAFDNLMLPGILNGRKIEKSSVEAIATRLELKVELNQPIDALSGGEQQRVAIARTILANPEIIFLDEPTSALDTHSRKLTMGLFHELVGQGKTIIMVTHDLELAEKTSRTIVMRDGKIERDIELTQFNTVTI encoded by the coding sequence ATGAATGAAGTTGTTGTGGTAAAAAACCTAAAAAAGGAAATTGAGTTGGCACAGGGAAATGTGTTAGAGGTTTTAAGTGATATTTCTTTTGAGATAAAGCAAGGAGAATTTGTATCGATCGTGGGTCCTTCAGGTTCGGGAAAATCAACTTTACTGTATTGTATATCTAGTTTATTGCCACCTACTGAAGGGGAAGTGCTAATTAAGGGAAAATCTCCTTATGAATGGAGTGCTTCAAAATTAGCCAAGTTTCGACGGCAAGAAATTGGCTTTATTTTTCAGGATTATCAATTGATACCATCGCTATCAGCCTTTGATAACTTGATGTTACCAGGTATCTTGAATGGACGAAAAATTGAAAAATCCTCCGTGGAAGCAATCGCAACACGGCTTGAGTTGAAAGTAGAACTCAATCAGCCAATTGACGCACTTTCAGGTGGTGAACAGCAACGAGTGGCTATTGCACGAACTATTTTAGCTAACCCGGAGATTATTTTTTTAGATGAACCAACCAGCGCTTTGGATACCCATTCACGTAAGTTGACAATGGGTTTATTTCATGAATTGGTGGGTCAAGGAAAAACGATTATTATGGTAACTCATGATTTGGAACTCGCTGAGAAAACTTCCCGAACAATCGTGATGAGAGATGGAAAAATTGAAAGAGATATTGAATTGACACAGTTTAATACTGTTACAATATAA
- a CDS encoding ATP-binding cassette domain-containing protein, whose protein sequence is MTAPLFTIDDLSVTFHKGRQPIKAVDHISFTIEPGTTVGLVGESGSGKTTTGRAIAGIGPISGGNVRFLDQSIQHFSRTERKQFRRQVQMVFQDPFASLNPRQKVADIIAEGIDNFHLAGSHQERMDQVLQLLAQVGLPPDAINRFPHEFSGGQRQRIGIARALAVQPKFLVLDEPISALDVSIQAQIVNLLRRIQKEQQLTYLFIAHDLSMVHYISDKIVVMYRGRIVEAGATEAVYRHPLHPYTQTLLASVPQADPIFEQQKTHVQFDHEPIAPTANLVEAAPEHWVLAAQTEA, encoded by the coding sequence TTGACAGCACCATTGTTTACCATTGACGACCTGAGTGTTACGTTTCATAAAGGCCGCCAGCCCATTAAAGCAGTGGATCATATTAGCTTCACAATTGAGCCGGGGACAACGGTGGGGTTGGTTGGCGAATCGGGCTCTGGCAAAACCACCACGGGTCGCGCCATTGCTGGTATCGGGCCGATTTCAGGCGGCAACGTGCGCTTTTTGGATCAGTCAATTCAGCATTTTTCCCGTACTGAGCGCAAGCAGTTTCGGCGCCAAGTTCAGATGGTTTTTCAAGATCCGTTTGCGTCGCTGAATCCGCGGCAAAAAGTGGCGGATATTATTGCAGAAGGCATTGATAACTTCCATTTGGCTGGCTCGCATCAGGAACGAATGGATCAGGTCTTGCAGCTGTTGGCGCAGGTCGGATTACCACCGGACGCCATTAATCGGTTTCCGCATGAATTTTCAGGTGGTCAGCGGCAGCGGATTGGGATCGCGCGCGCTTTAGCCGTTCAACCCAAGTTTCTGGTGCTGGACGAACCGATCTCGGCATTAGATGTGTCCATTCAGGCCCAAATTGTGAACCTATTGCGGCGGATTCAAAAAGAGCAGCAGTTGACCTACTTATTTATTGCCCATGATCTATCCATGGTGCACTACATTAGTGACAAAATTGTCGTCATGTACCGTGGTCGGATCGTAGAAGCAGGTGCAACGGAAGCGGTGTATCGCCATCCGCTGCATCCCTATACGCAAACATTACTGGCTTCGGTGCCGCAAGCTGATCCGATTTTTGAACAGCAAAAGACCCATGTTCAATTTGATCATGAACCGATTGCACCCACGGCAAACTTAGTCGAGGCGGCACCGGAGCACTGGGTACTGGCGGCGCAAACTGAAGCGTAA
- a CDS encoding ABC transporter ATP-binding protein, with product MTDIVSIKNLNVTFHEANENVYAVNSVNLTLHQGETLALVGESGSGKSVTTHALLGLLGKDAEVKADVMRYGDTDLLHASKKAYTHLRGQELGLIFQDSLSGLNPTMRIGRQIGEGVKAHQHLHGAALKKAVYASIQDVGLDDPALIARKYPHELSGGQRQRAMIAMALIMHPKVLVADEPTTALDVTLQAQVLDLIKTQKAKHDLSVIFITHDLGVVANIADRVAIMYAGKIVEVGTANEIFYNPQHPYTWGLLDAVPSSDDQREQLFTLPGTPPDMRKPITGDPFAPRNPYAMAIDFKEAPPLFQVSPTHFVRSWLLDPRTPSYQPPVTIQKRWERFADMTEKPQTIVASQA from the coding sequence ATGACTGATATTGTTTCCATTAAGAATTTAAACGTGACATTTCATGAAGCAAATGAAAATGTTTATGCGGTCAATAGCGTCAACCTGACTTTGCATCAAGGTGAGACGCTGGCATTGGTAGGCGAATCAGGATCGGGCAAATCGGTAACCACGCATGCGTTATTAGGCTTACTGGGTAAGGATGCCGAGGTCAAAGCGGACGTCATGCGATATGGTGACACCGATCTTTTACATGCAAGCAAAAAAGCTTATACCCATTTACGCGGTCAGGAATTGGGCTTGATTTTTCAAGACTCGCTCAGTGGCCTTAACCCGACCATGCGGATTGGCCGTCAAATCGGTGAAGGCGTCAAAGCACATCAACATCTACATGGCGCGGCGTTGAAAAAAGCGGTGTATGCTTCTATTCAAGATGTCGGCCTCGATGATCCTGCTTTGATTGCCCGCAAGTATCCGCATGAACTTTCCGGCGGGCAACGGCAACGAGCGATGATTGCGATGGCTTTGATTATGCACCCGAAAGTATTAGTCGCAGATGAACCGACCACGGCTTTGGACGTTACCTTGCAGGCACAAGTCTTGGATTTGATTAAGACCCAGAAGGCGAAACATGATCTAAGTGTCATTTTTATCACCCATGATCTCGGCGTGGTGGCTAACATTGCCGATCGGGTGGCGATTATGTATGCCGGGAAAATCGTGGAAGTCGGCACTGCCAATGAAATCTTTTACAATCCGCAGCATCCCTATACATGGGGCTTGTTGGATGCCGTTCCGAGTTCGGATGACCAGCGGGAGCAGTTGTTTACGCTACCGGGAACGCCGCCGGATATGCGCAAACCAATCACAGGTGATCCGTTTGCACCGCGTAATCCTTATGCGATGGCGATTGACTTTAAAGAAGCACCGCCGTTGTTTCAGGTATCGCCTACCCATTTTGTTCGCTCGTGGCTGCTTGATCCGCGCACACCAAGCTATCAGCCGCCAGTGACGATTCAAAAACGGTGGGAACGGTTTGCAGATATGACGGAAAAACCGCAAACCATTGTCGCGAGTCAGGCTTAG